The sequence TGCAGTATTCTGGAAATGGAACCCTTCTTGGCCACCAGCCTCCTGATTACTACTTCACAGCGGTTACAAACTGGCTTAAAGCTTTTTAAACAGATGCAATTAATAAAATAATTTAGTATTGATATATTAGTTATTCACTTGTTGAATAGATGATGGGCTTAATTTTTTAAGTCCATCTTTTATGTTATGATGAATATTACTCTACGCTAGAAATCGTTAAAATCTTAGCTATAAATAATATTATTTAAGTGTACTCTTTATATTTTACGACAGCTTCTGTCGCAGTACTGTAGTAGATTTGTAAAATCATGTAGGATCATTAAAATGTAATGAAATTCGGTAATTCATTACAAATATTTAGTGTTAAATCACATAGATATGATTTGTATTAACAAAAAAAAGTTAAATTTGTTCGAATTTAAAAAACCTAATCATTAAACTCAAAAACAACACGGGAATGAAAAAAATTTATCTCGGTGCATGTACTGTATGCACGGTTCTGGGTATGTCTGCTCAGGAAGTACTCTGGCAGAAAGACATTCAATCCACTACCCAGGATTTCCTAAGTCAGGTGACTACGACCATTGATCAGCAGTATCTTATTACAGGAAGCTCTATACAGAGCGACAAACTCCAACAAGGCAATAAACAGAACAACGGCTATGATTTCCATCTGGTGAAGCTGAACCAACAGGGAGAGCAGGCCTGGGAAAAGTATTTTTCAGGGCAAAATCATGACTATTTATCCGCAACAGTAAGCATTCAGGATGGTGGATTTCTCTTAGCCGGAACTTCGTATTCAGGAAAAGGACTCGATAAGAAAGATGATTCCAAAGGTGGTTCCGATATCTGGCTCATCCGGATCAATGAATTCGGTGATGAATTATGGCAGAAAACATTGGGAACTTCTTCTGATGAGGAAGCCAAATCTGTTATTCAAACGACAGACTTGGGCTTTTTTGTCGCCGGAAATGTTCAAAACTCATCAAAGGGCTATGGTTCAAAAGATGTTTGGATAACCAGACTCGACAAAGACGGTAAAGAACTCTCCCAATTGATATTAGGTGGAAAAGGTTTAGACGAAGTGGAAAAAATGATTCCCACCAAAGACGGCGGAGCATTATTGGGTATTTATTCAAGAAGTTCCGAGGTTAAGGATTCTGGGATAAGAAATACTGAAGTAAAATCTTCCGATGAAAGATTAGTGAGTTCAACAGCCATAAGCCAGATGCCAAAAGCCAGCAGCAACTTCGGTGAAGGGGATTACTGGATTGTCAAACTGGATAAAAATGGAAAAGTAGAGTGGGAAAAGAACTTTGGAGGTAAGGGAGACGACCATGTGAGAACCTTGGCCTTAACATCAAACGGTTATGTTATTGGCGGTGAATCAAGATCCGAACGATCAGGAAACAAAACAGTAGGCACCCAAGAAGGAACAGACCTTTGGCTGATTGCCCTTAATGAAAGAGGCGAGGAGCAGTGGCAAAAGTCCTACAATTTCAAAAACCGTGATATTCTGATGGGAATGAGTGTGATCCAGAGTCAGGAGGCAAGAGCCAAGAATCAAGACATCACTAAAGGAATCTTATTAGGGGGCTATACCCAGGCCGAGGGAAGAATAGAAAAAGATGATGAGACCTTCTGGATGCTGTACCTGGATGGAAATGGAAATGAACAGTGGAGAAAACATATAACAGGGCATTCCCGACAAAAAGAGGAAAGACTTTCAGATTTAAAGCTGAATAGAGATGGTTCTATTGTGTTAGCGGGAACCAGTGCCAAAGAATTAGGGAAAGAAAACTGGAAGATCGTGAAGCTTGGCGACAAGCAGGTAAGTGATCTGATTGCCAAATATGAAATGAAGATCTACCCGAACCCTGTATCCGATTATACCTATATAGAAATCGGATTTGATTTTAAAGAAGCAGATATTATGCTGTATGATATGAGTGGAAGACAGCTTCAGAATTTCAAAACCAAGAACAGAGTGACTAAGATCAATACCCAGGCTTTGATACAAGGCGCTTATTTGGTAACTATAAAAACTGATAATAATAAAACAGCGAATGCAAAGCTGATTAAAAAGTAAAAAAACATTAATCATGAAGAAATATATGGTAACACTGGCATTACTAGCTGCCAGTATGCATTACTCACAAATCGGAATAGGGAATGATGGTGGAAACAGGCCTATTGCTTCTCCCGCCATGGCTTCTATGGCCAAGTATTCTGATATGCCGGTTTCGTTAGCCAGTGGGCTTCCGGAAATTGGTCTTCCTCTTTTGAATGTTCCTTTGGTGGATAAAGGAATTCAATATCCATTAAGTTTAAGTTATCATTCGGATAATCAAATAGTGAGTGATGTGGCATCAGGATGGTCCTTTTTCGGAACTGGAGTGATTTATAAAAAAATTATTGATAAACTGGATGAATGTTTTGACAGACCTGATTTGGAAGGTCATGTTAATAATGAGTTTGATGACCTCTATTATTACAACTTTCCGGGAGGTTCCGGGAAATTCAGAATAAAAAGAGATGTAGCCAACAATACTTTCTCCCTCATCAACCTTACTCCGGACCATTTAAAAATAGAATATACAAGAGACAACACCAATCTTTCTACCTTTAAAGCAGATGGTTTTACCATTACTACAGACAATGGGTATAAGTATTTCTTTAATGAATTTGATAAAGGATACTATAAATGCAGAAGTTATGCGGGTGATTTGCCGTTTTCCTATAAGCCTGCCTATTTTCTGACCAGGATTATGAGTCCTTTGGGTAGAGAAGTAGCTTCTATGACATACGATAGCAAGTATGATGAATTTAACAACATTAAATCTAGCAAGCTAAAAACAATCTCTACTCTTAATGGAGTTGTTGAATTGAATTATACATATGATGAAGCTCTGAAAACAACGGTTAATGATCCTTATAGCTTACAGGGAATAACGGTGAAAAATCTTGCCGGTGAAACCGTTTATTCTTATGAATTCAATTACAGTATTGCTGACAAGCCTGATAAAGTGGCTGACAGAAAAAGAATGCTGAATTATGTAAGGAAAAATGATAAAAACGGACAGAAAATTGAACAGACCGCTTTTGTTTATAACGCTGGAGGGAATTTAAGTAAAATTATTTCTCCTACGGGTGGTACTACAGAATATGTCTATGAAAATAATGAGAAGTTTTTTAATTTTAATGATCCAGCTTATCTTGACTATTTGGATCGATATGATTATAATCCAGATTTTCAATATGAATATTCAAGATTTACTACTCCCTTAGATTCTGAGCAGAATCTGGTCTATAGTTTTACCATTCCGGGAGATGCTGCAAAAGAAAGAAACTATAAGCTTTTTCTGCAGGTTTCCAAATATACTCGTCCTCCACGTGAAGAAGGACCAGGAATTCCTGGCGATCCTAATTTTCCCTCTATTCCAATTCCAGTAGAGCATGGCCTTACCTTTAAATTAAAGCGTGATAATGTAGAAATAAGATCAATAAAAGTCTCTACTAAAGAGTTCGTTGGGAAACAATATGAATTTACCAATTATCCTGGAAATTATACACTGGAAATTATTCCGGTGACAGGAACAAAGGGATCGGGGAATTTTGGTATAATAGACAGAGCCTTTAAGCCTGGACCTTATAGAAATGCGGCCCAAGCTACCGGAAGGAGAATCAAAAACATTAAATTTTATAAAAATAGTACAGATACTGCTCCTGAACGCACCATAAACTATGAGTATGAATCCTTTGACCTTCCCAACAGTACCAGTGGCTATGAGTTCTATAGTGAAGGAGATAAGTCTAATGCCAGCTCATCTTATATCATCTACAACAATGTAAAAGTTTTTGAAACAGGGAAAGGGTATATCAAAAACAGGTTTTTAACTGCGAATGATTTTCCTAAATATCAAAGTGGAGGGGATCAGCTTTATCCTATTTATTTCTGGCCTTATTACAGGATCACCAAACAAGGACTGCCTTTTAAAAAGGAAATTTATAATGAACAGAATACCCTTTTAGCTTCTGAAGAAAATACTTATGATCTGGATTATTATTCAACCGATGAATATGCATTAAATGCAGGTAGTGGAAAAATATTTTCTAAACCGGCTTATGTTAAAAAAACAATGAATAAGAGTACTGTTTATTATCCTGGTGGTAAAAAGATGGAAACCTCTTCCGAAACTCAATTTGAAGGAATCAGTTTCAAACCGGTGTATTCTAAATCTGAAGCAGATGGTGATGTCATGGAAAAATTGATGACTTATCCTGTAAATCTTCCGGAATACAGCCATCTGGAAGCGGCCTATATGGTAAACAGTCCCGTTATAGTGGAAGAAAAGAAAAACGGAAAACCTGTTGCCAAAGCCATTACAAAATTTGCAGCACCTTCTTTACTGCCTACTTCAGTGGTTTCTGTTAATAGCTTGGGGGAGAGCCGGGAAGATATGAAAATGGAAATCTACAACAACATAGGCAATCTTGTTCAGTATAGAGGGATCACGGGACTTCCTGTTACCTTGATCTACGGATACAACAAATCCCTGGTTATTGCCAAAATAGAAGGCGCTACCTTGGCAGAAGTATCTCCGTACACTGCTGATATCATTAGGACCTCCAATGCAGATCATGCCACTACCAATTCAGAGTATCTCCTGGTTCAGGCATTGGAGGTTTTCAGGAAAAACCCTGCTGTAGCCAAATATCCTGTTACGACCTATACCTATGATCCGCCTATTGGTCTTACCAGTATGACTTCTCCATCAGGAATGAAAGAAGTATACGAATACGACAGCGCGGGCAGGCTTAAAACGACCAAAAGGATAGATCTGGATGCTAATGGAGTCGAAGTACCTAAAAAAGTAAGTGAATATCAGTATAACTATAAACAATAACCACAACTATGAAAAAGATTCTCAACACATTCGGAATATTGTTTGTATCACTGTTTTCAGCACAGACAGGGCTTACCAATACCGAAAACTATATTTATAACAGTACCTGTCTGAATGACGACTGTACCAAAAAATCAGAAAGCGTTCAGTATTTTGACAATTGGGGGAAAGTGGTGCAGGGCATTGCCATCAAAGGCTCTCCCTCCGGTAAAGACATTGTCTCTCATATAGAATATGATAGCTTTGGAAGACAGGTGAAAAACTACCTTCCCATTCCCCAGCAGGGTACTCAGGAAGGAGCGATCTATACATCTCCGCTTTCTAATGCCTCTGCCGTATATGGTGCAGAGAAAATCTATTCGGAAAGTATCCTGGAAAACTCACCGATTAACAAATTGTTACAGCAGATCCAGATAGGAAATGACTGGAGCAGTAAACCTGTAAAGTTTGACTATGAAACCAATGGAAGTAACGAAGTATATCAGTATGTTACCACTACCACATGGGAGCACGGAGCCACTAAAATTGGAGTAAGTTTATCCCCGGCTGTGGTCTATGCTCCGGGTACCCTGTATAAAAATACGGTGACAGATGAAGATGGAAATCCAACTTTAGAGTTCAAAAATGGAAAAGGTCAGACCTTGCTTATCAGAAAAATGATAGGTTCTACAGGTCAGGCAGACACTTATTATATATATAATGAATACGATCAGCTGGCATTTGTGATTCCTCCCAATGCGGTTCAGAAACCTTTAAACGATGCCCTGCTTAACGACCTTTGCTATCAGTACCGTTATGATGGCTGGAACAGGCTGGTAGAGAAAAAAGTTCCCGGAAAAGGTTGGGAATATATGGTGTATGATAAGGCAGGCAGAGTGATTTTGACCCAGGATGCCAATTTAAGGTCGCAAGATAAATGGCTGTTTACAAAGTATGACCAGTTTTCAAGACCTATTTACACTGGAATCCTGAACAGCCCACCTGGAAGGATTCAACAAGCAGCTGCAATAGATGCACATGGAACAAATTATGAAATAAGAAGTACTTCAAGTTGGAATAATTCAGGAATAGATGTTTTTTACACCAACAACAATGCCTATCCTACTGCTAACTTTAAGCTGCTAAGTGTCAATTATTATGATACTTATCCAGCAGAATCTCCGGCAATACCTTCACAGATCATCAATCAGAAGGTATTGAACCAGCCCGGCCAGGGAAGCAGCCTGAGAACAACACAAAACCTTCCGGTAGCTTCCTTTGTTAAAAATATAGAAGATGATAACTGGACAAAAGGCTATACCTGGTATGATACCAATGGAAGACTTATTGGCTCACAATCCATCAATCATTTGGGGGGCTATACCCGTACCGAGACCGAGTTGGATTTTGCAGGAACTGCCAAACAGACCAAAGTGTACCATAAAAGGCTGACTACCGATACTGAAAAAGTAATTACCCAGACCTTTACCTACGATAATCAGTATAGGCTGCTGGTGCATAAGCATCAAATTGATAACAACCCGGAGGAAATCCTGGCTCAGAATGAATATAATGAACTTTCCCAGGTGAAAACCAAGAAAGTAGGGGGAACAGATATTGCTCAGCCACTTCAGGTGATGGATTATTCCTATAATATCAGAGGCTGGCTCACTAAGATCAATGACCCTGCTAACCTTAACGGGAAATTGTTCGGGTATGAGATCAGGTACAACAATCCGGTATACTCCAATATTGCAGGCGGAAAATACAATGGGACCATCACAGAAGTAGACTGGAAAAACGCTTCTGAGGATGTACTGAAAAGATACACCTATTCCTATGATGGCTTAAGCCGTTTGAAAGATGCGGTCTATACAGAACCTAATACGACCACGCCATTTAATAATTATTATAATGAACACCTGACCTATGATCTGAACGGAAATATTGCTACCTTGAAAAGAAATGCCTTTCCGGTCATGGGGAATACGGCTACTCAAGTAGATGACCTTGTATACGAATACTCCGGAAACCGTTTAAACAGAGTAATAGAAAATGCGTTGAATGAAACCGGATATGAAGGGGGTAATAACCTTGTCACTTACGATCAGAATGGGAATATGAAAGATATGTTGGATAAAGGAATACAATCCATTGGGTATAACTTCCTGGATCTGCCTAACCAGCTTTCTGTAACGGAAAATTCTCTTGGGGTAATGGCTAATGCCAATATCAATACCCTGTATCGTGCCGACGGAACAAAACTGAGAAAAACAAAGCATTCTAAACGGGAAGGAAAAGGAGCCCTAGATATTACTCACATAACGGATTATCTGGATGGTTTTCAATACCAGTACCAGGAAGGTGGAAGCTGTATAACCTGCAGAATGGAAGTAGCCTATGAAGCACAGGCGTATAAAAATATTAACGGTCCTATTGTGGGTATTCCTGAATGGAAACTTGATTTTGTAGTGACCGCAGAAGGGTTCTACAGTTTCGCTGAAAACCGCTATATTTACCAGTACAAAGACCACCTTGGAAATACCAGGGTAAGCTTTACCAAAGATAGCGTAGGCGTTCTTGAAGTTACAGACACCAACAACTATTATCCTTTTGGGTTAAACCATATCGGAAACTCTTTTTTGTCTAGTTTAGGAAGCTATAATGCTTATAAATATAATGGTAAAGAGATCCAGGAAACCGGAATGTATGATTATGGAGCCAGGATGTATATGCCTGATCTGGGAAGATGGGGTGTTATAGATGCTTATGCAGAGAAGATGAGAAGACACTCGCCTTATAATTACGCATTTAATAACCCTGTTAATTTTATAGACCCGGATGGGAATACTCCTAGAGGTACCTATGGAGAACATTCCGCTTTTAATGGAGATTACGATCCAAATTCTTCTTTATCCGGTTATAACGGAATGGGGGGAGCCCATGGGATGTATTTTGCGAATAATGATGGAGGAGGCTTTGCTACAGAAAATAAAGCGGTAAATATTATTCTTAATTTTATAAGAAATGATAAAGAAGGTCTTGGTAATTTTGTAAATAGTGATTTTGAACAATATGGATGGCATGTAATTGATGCTACTAGCCTTATAGATGCTTTAGCTAAATTATCTTCGTATTTAGGGGATAGTATGGCTAATAACATCTTTATAAACACACATGGATTAATAAGTGAGCGATATGTTTACGATGGAAACGGACAATTGATTTCTGACCTAAGTATTAGTGGTAGAAATGGATATAAAGTAGCAGGAGATACCGGATTTTATACAACTAAGGATCAGATTTTAGGGAGTCATTTACAGCAATATATTACGGATAAAAGTAAATTATCTTCTGTTACATTAAAAAGCATAGATAGTTTTATTGATGTGGCTAATTATGTAAAAAAAGATAAAAATTTGATTATGGGTTCATGTAAATCTGCTCAATATGATGACCTTTTTGGTAATGGAATATCATCACTTGTAAAGTCCAGAGATATTTTTGTAAATAGAGATTATTCAAGTTTGTGGCCTATAGGCGGAAAAATAAGGTTCCAAGATTTTACTGGTTTTAATCAAACTTCTAACAAAAATTATATAAAAGGATGGGTACAATATAGAGATGGTGCCACTGTTCAAGAAAATTTTAACATAATAATGACCAAATATGGAGTCAAAACAATTAAATAAAATAATACTATTGTTAGCTTTAGGTTTTTCAATCAATCTGTTTTCTCAATTACAAATGGCAGATATAGATGGGGAAAAGTTGACAATTAATTTAAAATCACAAAAATCAAACTTTGTAAAAATAATTGAAAATAAAGATTTTGATGTATTCTATATTTTAGATAAAGAAAGATATATTTTTGATAAAAGACACAAAAATGTAGATTTAGTAAACTTGATATTTTTTTCTAAAAAATATAATAAAGGAATTCTTGCTATATTTAAGCAAAGTATTGAATATAAAAAGAAATCTGATTATAATATAACTTTACATACAAATTTTCACAATCAATATATGTTTCAACCATCGATGATTATTGTCGATAACGATTTTAATTATGAGTATCTTATGAAATATTATTATATGCCTTTACCATATGATAAAAATGTATACACTTCAGGTGTTAAAATACAGGATAATAAAAATAAATGTAATACAGTTGAATTTAATATAAAGGGAAATATGATCTATGAGAACATAGACGATATTTTGAGTAATATTTCTAAAATATCTAAAAGTGATTCTAATAAGAAATGTGATCCTATTGTTGCTGAAATTGATCTTAGAGGTTTTTTCCAAAAAATTATTAAATAATATTTTCCAAGCTACCACACGAATCCTTTCGTGTGGTATTTTTATTAACAAGCATTATTGTTAATTTTTTAAGAGGAGAAGAAAAAGGTATTGGTAATTTTGTAAATAGTTATTTTAAACAAAATGGGTGGCATGTAATAGATGCAACTAGCCTTATGGATGCTTTTTCTAAATTCTCTTTATATTTAGGAAACAATCAAGCCGATAATATTTATATAAATTCACATGGTTTAATAAGTCAACGTTATGTTTTTAATGAAAACGGTGATTTAATTCCTGATTCAGGCTCAGATACAGGATATAAAATGACAGGTGATGGGGGCTTTCATAAAGGTGATGAGAAATTCTAGGTAGTGATATACAACAATATATTTCTGATAAAAACAAATTAACATCAGATAAAAAGAGTAGTGTAGAGAATTTTATAGGCATTGTAAATTATGTTAAAAATGGAAAAAATCTGGTAATGGGAACGTGTTGGTCTGCAAGGTTTGATGATCTTTTTGGTCAAAGTATATCTTCAATTGCAAAATCTAGGGATATTTTTGTCAATAGAGACTATTCAAGCAATTATTCTATTAAAGGACAGAATATTATTCTATTTCAGAATTTTATAAATTATAATCAACTTCTCACGAAAATTATTTAAAAGGATGGGTACAATATCGGAATGGTATTATTAGCCAACAAAATTTTAATATAAGAATGACAAAATATGGCGTTAAAACGATTAAATAATAAAATAATACTAGTATTTAGCTTATTTATTAGTACGGTTTTCTTTTCTCAAATGAAAATGATTGATATAAATGGTAAAAAATTAATTATTAATTCGAAAACAGAAAACAGAAATTTTATAAAAATATTTGATGATGATAAGTTTAGTGTATTTTATGTTATAAATAGAAGAGATTTTAATTTAAAAAAAGGACTAAGAGTTGGATGAACTGCAAACATTATTTATTTTTCTAAGAAATATAATAAAGGAATTTTAACAAATTTCGAACAGGTAATATACCATAATGAAAAAAACATTTTTGATATTAGTTTATATGTTGATAAAAATGTGGTAATACCCTTTATGATTATTGTAGATAAAGATTTTAAGTATGAATATTTAATGAAAAGCTACTATATCCTTCCTCCTTCCACACAAAGTACAATCTATAAATCAGGTATTACAATTCAGGATTACAATACTCAATGTAATTTAAAAAAGATGTCTTTAAATAAAATTATAGTAGATGAAGATATAGATAATATTCTTAAAATTATAGAAAAAGAAACTATTATTTCTCAAGAATGTGATAAGTTATTTGAAATTGAAGATTTCCCCCAAAAGTTAAGTAAGTAGACATGAATCAAACTTGTAGACTTAGATATGAATAGCTTTGGATTTCTATCATTGATTTGTTTAAAAAATAAAGGCCATTGCAAGTACAATGGTCTTTATTACTTTTAAAATGTGAAAACCGCTATATTTACCAGTACAAAGATCATCTTGGAAATACCAGGGTAAGCTTTACCAAAAACAGCGCAGACGTTCTTGAAGTTACAGATACCAACAACTATTATCCTTTTGGGTTAAACCATATCGGGAACTCTTTTTTGTCTAGTTTAGGAAGCTATAATGCCTACAAGTATAATGGCAAAGAGGCACAAGAAACGGGGATGTATGATTATGGCGCAAGAATGTATATGCCTGATCTGGGAAGATGGGGTGTTATAGATGCTTATGCAGAGAAGATGAGAAGACACTCGCCTTATAATTACGCATTTAATAACCCTGTTAATTTTATAGACCCGGATGGGAATACTCCTAGAGGTACCTATGGAGAACATTCCGCTTTTAATGGAGATTACGATCCAAATTCTTCTTTATCCGGTTATAACGGAATGGGGGGAGCCCATGGGATGTATTTTGCGAATAATGATGGAGGTGGTTTTGGATCTGCACAACAAGGAAGTGGTACTGGTACATTATCTTTTAGTACTTCAGAGGGAATTAGGTTTGCTTTCAGCTATTTTGGAGGTGGCGGAAGTGTAGGGAATTTGTTTTCTATGGTAGAGCAGTTGAAAAAAGCTGGATGGGATGATCCTGCTAATACTCAGGCAAAATTTAATGATATAGATACTTTGGTAAAAAAAGTTCCTGCTTTAAATGATTTTTTTGCAATAACAAAAGTCGAATTTATTGATAATACTGGTGGAAGTTGTGCAAATAAGGCTGAATACCAAAGAGTATGGATTAATATGAATAATGCTCAGAATATTTTAAAACTAGCTTTTACTTTAGGACATGAAATGAATCATTCATTTGCAGATTTATTTTTTAGTGATAAATTTAATGAAATTACCCATCAATCTAAAGGCTCAAAAACTACTACAAGTTCCTTTAATTTTTTCCAAGAAGTGATGGCTTTATCGTGGGAAATACAGTTGGGCTCTGATAGATATGGGAAACGTTCAGGTTTTGAAGCAGCTCAGTTTTACTATGGGCCAAATGGCTTAGGCTATAGTCAAAAAAGTATTGATATGGTAAATAAATATCTATATGAATTAAAATCGGCTTGGAATTTTATATATAACTCGAAACTGAAATAATATGAAAAATTTAATAATTATGTTCCTTTTATTACATAATATTTGTAATTCTCAAATTAAAATGACTTGGGAATACTATAAAAATCTTAAAAAAGCTGATGTAATCATTTATAATGAGGGTGCGAAAGATATTCTCTTGCCGATAGATTTAAAATCTTTAAAGCCTCATTTTGAGAATGAATGTTCTATGATTGATTATGAATTTCCATATCCTTCTTTTGGGTTAACTCTATTAGTAGAAAATGAACATGAAAAGATGTTTGGCAGTATTCATAATATTGAAGTGTCAGGAAATAATAATTTTAATAGAATTGTACTAGAAAGACAAGAAATTAATAATGGATATTTAGATTTCATTAAAAAATGGGATGAAAGCAATAAAATTTCAGATTTAGATTTTGCAAAAAAAAATTATTATTTATATAATAATCTAGTATTTATTAAATCTAAACAAAAAATTAAATTTCAAATTGCTGTTAACTTTGATAACATAACAAATCAAAAATATATTTATTATTACTACCCAATAGATTGGGGTAAGAAGATTGAAGTAATGCTTTCTACTTGTATTGATTCAGATACTTACAACTATCTTACAGAAAGACAAAAGCAAGAATTAAAAAAATATGAATTTTTTACGGGAAACTTGAGAAGTAATATAATTGTGTTAAATCAATAGTTTATATCTTGAAGTGGTTTCACAAGC is a genomic window of Chryseobacterium nakagawai containing:
- a CDS encoding DUF6443 domain-containing protein, with product MKKILNTFGILFVSLFSAQTGLTNTENYIYNSTCLNDDCTKKSESVQYFDNWGKVVQGIAIKGSPSGKDIVSHIEYDSFGRQVKNYLPIPQQGTQEGAIYTSPLSNASAVYGAEKIYSESILENSPINKLLQQIQIGNDWSSKPVKFDYETNGSNEVYQYVTTTTWEHGATKIGVSLSPAVVYAPGTLYKNTVTDEDGNPTLEFKNGKGQTLLIRKMIGSTGQADTYYIYNEYDQLAFVIPPNAVQKPLNDALLNDLCYQYRYDGWNRLVEKKVPGKGWEYMVYDKAGRVILTQDANLRSQDKWLFTKYDQFSRPIYTGILNSPPGRIQQAAAIDAHGTNYEIRSTSSWNNSGIDVFYTNNNAYPTANFKLLSVNYYDTYPAESPAIPSQIINQKVLNQPGQGSSLRTTQNLPVASFVKNIEDDNWTKGYTWYDTNGRLIGSQSINHLGGYTRTETELDFAGTAKQTKVYHKRLTTDTEKVITQTFTYDNQYRLLVHKHQIDNNPEEILAQNEYNELSQVKTKKVGGTDIAQPLQVMDYSYNIRGWLTKINDPANLNGKLFGYEIRYNNPVYSNIAGGKYNGTITEVDWKNASEDVLKRYTYSYDGLSRLKDAVYTEPNTTTPFNNYYNEHLTYDLNGNIATLKRNAFPVMGNTATQVDDLVYEYSGNRLNRVIENALNETGYEGGNNLVTYDQNGNMKDMLDKGIQSIGYNFLDLPNQLSVTENSLGVMANANINTLYRADGTKLRKTKHSKREGKGALDITHITDYLDGFQYQYQEGGSCITCRMEVAYEAQAYKNINGPIVGIPEWKLDFVVTAEGFYSFAENRYIYQYKDHLGNTRVSFTKDSVGVLEVTDTNNYYPFGLNHIGNSFLSSLGSYNAYKYNGKEIQETGMYDYGARMYMPDLGRWGVIDAYAEKMRRHSPYNYAFNNPVNFIDPDGNTPRGTYGEHSAFNGDYDPNSSLSGYNGMGGAHGMYFANNDGGGFATENKAVNIILNFIRNDKEGLGNFVNSDFEQYGWHVIDATSLIDALAKLSSYLGDSMANNIFINTHGLISERYVYDGNGQLISDLSISGRNGYKVAGDTGFYTTKDQILGSHLQQYITDKSKLSSVTLKSIDSFIDVANYVKKDKNLIMGSCKSAQYDDLFGNGISSLVKSRDIFVNRDYSSLWPIGGKIRFQDFTGFNQTSNKNYIKGWVQYRDGATVQENFNIIMTKYGVKTIK
- a CDS encoding RHS repeat domain-containing protein, giving the protein MQVQWSLLLLKCENRYIYQYKDHLGNTRVSFTKNSADVLEVTDTNNYYPFGLNHIGNSFLSSLGSYNAYKYNGKEAQETGMYDYGARMYMPDLGRWGVIDAYAEKMRRHSPYNYAFNNPVNFIDPDGNTPRGTYGEHSAFNGDYDPNSSLSGYNGMGGAHGMYFANNDGGGFGSAQQGSGTGTLSFSTSEGIRFAFSYFGGGGSVGNLFSMVEQLKKAGWDDPANTQAKFNDIDTLVKKVPALNDFFAITKVEFIDNTGGSCANKAEYQRVWINMNNAQNILKLAFTLGHEMNHSFADLFFSDKFNEITHQSKGSKTTTSSFNFFQEVMALSWEIQLGSDRYGKRSGFEAAQFYYGPNGLGYSQKSIDMVNKYLYELKSAWNFIYNSKLK
- a CDS encoding T9SS type A sorting domain-containing protein → MKKIYLGACTVCTVLGMSAQEVLWQKDIQSTTQDFLSQVTTTIDQQYLITGSSIQSDKLQQGNKQNNGYDFHLVKLNQQGEQAWEKYFSGQNHDYLSATVSIQDGGFLLAGTSYSGKGLDKKDDSKGGSDIWLIRINEFGDELWQKTLGTSSDEEAKSVIQTTDLGFFVAGNVQNSSKGYGSKDVWITRLDKDGKELSQLILGGKGLDEVEKMIPTKDGGALLGIYSRSSEVKDSGIRNTEVKSSDERLVSSTAISQMPKASSNFGEGDYWIVKLDKNGKVEWEKNFGGKGDDHVRTLALTSNGYVIGGESRSERSGNKTVGTQEGTDLWLIALNERGEEQWQKSYNFKNRDILMGMSVIQSQEARAKNQDITKGILLGGYTQAEGRIEKDDETFWMLYLDGNGNEQWRKHITGHSRQKEERLSDLKLNRDGSIVLAGTSAKELGKENWKIVKLGDKQVSDLIAKYEMKIYPNPVSDYTYIEIGFDFKEADIMLYDMSGRQLQNFKTKNRVTKINTQALIQGAYLVTIKTDNNKTANAKLIKK